In one window of Chryseobacterium viscerum DNA:
- a CDS encoding TonB-dependent receptor domain-containing protein, translated as MKKTLLAVIMLLPAAAFAQMITGKITQTGKAVPYVEVVAEKNQKKQTAISDEKGNYSLKLSENGNYHIKLIQDGVEISNNELTVNGEMKHDFFIEKKKEKQIEGVTLTARKKLIERKADRLVFNVSNSVASQGMDGADALATTPLVKVDDNTGVSIVGKSGVAVMINDRILNLSDAELVTYLKSLRSENIEKIEVITSPPAKYEAQGNSGLINIVLKKNQNLGWSGSLTSSLQQQTYTGNSNSVTLNYQNEKLHTSLKLRQNKNEKHSYENYWIEGADGLKSNDNRRDFGDGLGANLSLDYQLGKRSNIGFIYDFGFGHSNMDITNTSDYFQNGNYTNTLLTYAEHRATGKQHTASAYYDLKFGKQDNKLSITGNYFSNTPETIIDFTTTESSGDRFIVKSPSMVDYKIYSGQADLTLPYQFAKTETGVKFTNFDNNSNIFYQNLKNGQYITDPLKSNEFEYNEKNYAAYISFEKSFSEKWSAKAGLRYEYSVVNGNSLTSGQQTENSYGKFFPTAYISYKSNENHTFNLNYSKRINRPGFRAINPYRWYININSYFTGNPFLKPSINHNFEFSYVYKGKLSASAYFQRSVDAFGQLANLKGENRVSTFENYYNQNSLGVSLNYSDTFFKKWEANYSANYSYMNTDVFATDALSRKGNSYDFDFQNNISLNSSKTIQLILNYWFRLPSNSGNSYMKFAGNFTSGLKLNLMEKSLQLNVFVSDILKQGKSQGEIYYTTGTHSYNNYYDARRLTVSATYTFGNKKVKGMDRNVKFDEKNRAN; from the coding sequence ATGAAGAAGACGTTACTTGCTGTAATCATGCTGTTACCGGCAGCTGCATTTGCCCAGATGATAACAGGAAAGATTACCCAAACCGGAAAGGCTGTTCCTTACGTTGAGGTGGTTGCAGAAAAAAATCAGAAGAAGCAGACAGCTATTTCGGACGAAAAAGGAAATTACTCACTGAAACTTTCGGAAAACGGGAACTACCATATTAAGCTTATCCAGGACGGTGTAGAAATATCTAATAATGAATTGACGGTAAATGGTGAGATGAAACACGATTTTTTTATCGAAAAAAAGAAAGAAAAACAGATAGAAGGCGTTACACTTACCGCCAGAAAAAAGCTGATTGAGAGAAAAGCAGACAGATTAGTTTTCAATGTTTCCAATTCCGTGGCTTCACAGGGAATGGATGGAGCAGATGCTCTTGCAACGACGCCTCTGGTAAAAGTAGATGACAATACCGGAGTTTCCATTGTCGGAAAAAGTGGTGTAGCAGTAATGATCAATGACAGGATTCTGAATTTGTCAGATGCAGAACTCGTTACTTACCTGAAAAGTCTCAGATCCGAAAATATAGAAAAAATTGAAGTCATTACCTCACCTCCCGCCAAATATGAAGCGCAGGGAAACAGCGGCCTGATCAATATTGTTTTAAAGAAAAATCAGAATCTGGGATGGAGTGGAAGTCTTACCTCTAGCCTTCAGCAGCAGACCTATACCGGGAATTCAAATAGTGTAACCTTGAATTATCAGAATGAAAAACTGCACACTTCATTGAAATTAAGACAGAATAAAAATGAAAAACATTCTTATGAAAATTACTGGATAGAAGGAGCAGACGGCCTTAAAAGCAATGATAACAGAAGAGATTTTGGCGATGGGCTGGGTGCCAATTTAAGTCTGGATTATCAGTTGGGTAAGCGTTCCAATATCGGATTTATTTATGATTTCGGATTTGGACATTCCAATATGGATATTACCAACACTTCGGACTATTTTCAAAATGGAAACTATACTAATACCTTACTCACTTATGCGGAACACAGAGCTACAGGTAAACAGCATACGGCAAGTGCTTACTATGATCTTAAATTCGGGAAACAGGATAATAAACTGAGTATTACCGGAAATTATTTTTCCAATACTCCGGAAACGATCATTGATTTTACCACCACAGAAAGTTCCGGAGACCGCTTTATCGTAAAATCACCATCCATGGTGGATTATAAAATTTATTCCGGGCAGGCAGATCTTACACTGCCTTATCAGTTTGCGAAAACAGAAACAGGAGTGAAGTTCACAAATTTTGATAATAACTCCAATATCTTTTATCAGAATTTAAAGAACGGACAATATATCACAGATCCCCTGAAGAGCAATGAGTTTGAGTACAATGAAAAAAACTACGCCGCTTATATCAGTTTTGAAAAATCATTTAGCGAAAAATGGTCGGCAAAGGCAGGTTTACGTTACGAATATTCTGTAGTCAACGGAAATTCTTTAACATCCGGGCAGCAGACCGAAAATTCTTACGGGAAGTTTTTTCCAACAGCTTATATCAGCTATAAAAGCAATGAAAATCATACGTTCAACCTGAATTATTCCAAAAGAATCAACAGACCGGGGTTTCGTGCAATTAATCCATACCGCTGGTACATCAACATCAATTCCTATTTTACCGGAAATCCTTTCCTGAAGCCGTCTATCAATCATAATTTTGAATTTTCTTATGTTTATAAAGGAAAACTCTCAGCGTCTGCTTATTTTCAGAGATCAGTGGATGCATTTGGCCAGCTCGCTAATCTGAAAGGGGAAAACAGGGTGAGTACCTTTGAAAATTACTACAATCAGAACAGTTTGGGTGTTTCGCTTAATTACTCAGATACTTTTTTCAAAAAATGGGAAGCTAATTACTCGGCCAATTATTCTTATATGAATACCGATGTTTTTGCAACGGATGCTCTTTCCAGAAAAGGAAACAGCTATGATTTCGATTTTCAGAATAATATATCACTCAATTCAAGCAAAACCATACAGCTGATTCTGAACTACTGGTTCCGTCTGCCTTCCAACTCAGGAAATTCATATATGAAGTTTGCCGGGAATTTTACATCTGGACTGAAACTAAACCTTATGGAAAAAAGCCTTCAGCTGAATGTATTTGTTTCTGATATTTTGAAGCAAGGGAAAAGCCAGGGTGAAATCTATTATACCACAGGAACACACTCTTATAATAATTATTACGATGCAAGAAGACTTACCGTATCCGCAACCTATACTTTCGGAAATAAAAAAGTAAAAGGAATGGACCGTAATGTAAAGTTTGATGAAAAAAACAGAGCCAATTAG